The following coding sequences are from one Treponema parvum window:
- the mreD gene encoding rod shape-determining protein MreD gives MVKYICILLSILLGFAVFESAILSNILFLPAIPDFLLLCVLYCSFSYGRRLGEIAGFFSGIITDFLSGCPFGLNALLRTMLGYTSGFFSKTFSTAGVLMPALIAACGTVYKMFLLWFISLFYRSVSTYNPFSFLFLTELALNVFFAPIVFKFMSVFDPLYSKEQRLPL, from the coding sequence ATGGTTAAGTATATTTGCATTTTATTGTCGATATTGCTGGGCTTCGCCGTTTTTGAATCTGCGATACTGTCCAATATCTTATTTTTACCTGCGATTCCCGATTTTCTTTTGCTTTGCGTCTTGTACTGTTCTTTTTCTTACGGGCGCAGATTGGGAGAAATCGCTGGTTTTTTTTCGGGAATTATAACAGATTTTTTGAGTGGCTGCCCGTTCGGTCTGAACGCGCTTCTTAGGACAATGCTCGGATATACGAGCGGCTTTTTTTCAAAAACTTTCAGTACGGCAGGCGTTCTGATGCCCGCTCTGATTGCAGCCTGCGGTACGGTTTATAAAATGTTTTTACTGTGGTTTATCTCGCTTTTTTACCGCAGTGTAAGCACGTACAATCCGTTTTCTTTTTTATTTTTGACCGAATTAGCCCTGAATGTTTTTTTTGCTCCGATAGTTTTTAAATTTATGTCCGTATTTGATCCATTGTATTCTAAAGAACAGAGGCTGCCGTTATGA
- the mrdA gene encoding penicillin-binding protein 2: MTEGAIGRQTQEKKLHVFVLLSIIVLTFIIYFSRLFSLQVIEGETYRTRSRTISSQVNTLSAHRGEIFDRNFTSPFVTNTDSFAVNITPAEIPIDLYDTVTARLSHYLSIPKSEIDRRIPSNMRRSFTSVEIRSNVSFNIITNIAENIMDLPGVSWVSKPMRNYIYTGSLSHVIGYVGNITKEEMTVMYNKGYKPNSIVGKTGIERQYDDLLQGVPGREMKTVDVRGRILSDEPVIEPPQMGKNLVLTINRTIQTLAEKALGNRVGAAIVLKADTGEVLAMVSYPYFDSNIFNTENSNAEYVKLMQNDNNPLLNRAVNATYPPASTFKVIMSAALLSEGTFPEDKKIECKGKMSYGGRVFHCWQHEPGHGHLDLREALAQSCDIYYWTVGRDFLGVDSISYYAKEFGLGQDTKIDLPSRANGFIPSAQWKERRYHEKWVGGDTMAISIGQGYTLVTPLQLANMMAMVANKGTIYQPHLLKEIRNPVNGEVISEVNPKVLFHSDSIPEEVWKKVQDDLRYTITDGSGKYPMANKVVQIAGKTGTAEVSDVKKENWHSWLVAYAPYDKPAEERIVVVVLVEAVNAWEWWAPYATNIIFQGIFANQSYDEAVDALGFRYLIK, from the coding sequence ATGACCGAAGGTGCTATAGGACGGCAAACGCAGGAAAAAAAGCTTCACGTTTTTGTGCTTTTGAGCATCATCGTCTTAACTTTTATAATATATTTTTCGCGTTTGTTTTCTTTACAGGTAATCGAGGGCGAAACCTACCGGACCAGGTCAAGAACCATTTCAAGCCAGGTAAATACTTTGTCGGCGCATCGCGGTGAAATTTTCGACAGGAATTTTACATCCCCGTTTGTAACGAATACGGATTCATTTGCCGTAAATATTACGCCGGCGGAAATTCCTATAGACCTTTACGATACTGTGACGGCGAGGCTTTCTCACTATCTTAGCATTCCTAAAAGCGAAATAGACCGCCGCATACCTTCAAATATGAGGCGCTCTTTTACTTCCGTTGAAATACGCTCCAACGTATCGTTTAATATAATTACGAACATAGCGGAAAACATTATGGACTTACCCGGCGTTTCGTGGGTTTCAAAACCTATGCGCAACTATATCTACACGGGCTCTCTTTCTCATGTCATAGGCTACGTAGGAAACATAACAAAGGAAGAAATGACCGTCATGTACAACAAGGGCTATAAACCGAACAGCATAGTCGGCAAGACCGGAATTGAAAGACAGTACGACGATCTTCTTCAAGGCGTTCCGGGGCGTGAAATGAAAACCGTAGATGTGCGCGGAAGGATCCTTTCCGACGAGCCTGTGATCGAACCTCCGCAAATGGGTAAGAATCTTGTTCTTACTATAAACAGAACGATACAGACGCTTGCGGAAAAGGCCTTGGGTAACCGTGTGGGAGCCGCCATTGTGTTAAAAGCCGATACGGGCGAAGTTTTAGCGATGGTTTCCTATCCATATTTTGATTCCAATATTTTTAACACTGAAAATTCCAACGCGGAATATGTAAAGCTCATGCAAAACGATAATAACCCCCTGCTGAACAGGGCCGTGAACGCGACATATCCGCCTGCCTCTACTTTTAAAGTCATAATGTCTGCGGCCTTGCTTTCGGAAGGAACTTTTCCTGAAGATAAAAAGATAGAATGTAAAGGAAAGATGTCTTACGGCGGGCGCGTTTTTCACTGTTGGCAGCACGAACCCGGACACGGTCATCTAGATCTGCGCGAAGCTCTTGCCCAGTCTTGCGATATTTATTATTGGACTGTGGGGCGGGATTTTTTAGGAGTGGACAGTATTTCTTATTATGCAAAGGAATTCGGTTTAGGGCAGGACACTAAGATCGATCTGCCCAGCAGAGCGAACGGTTTTATTCCTTCCGCGCAATGGAAAGAAAGGCGCTATCATGAAAAATGGGTGGGCGGAGATACTATGGCTATTTCGATAGGTCAGGGCTATACACTTGTGACGCCGCTTCAGCTTGCAAACATGATGGCTATGGTAGCAAACAAAGGAACAATATATCAGCCGCATCTTTTAAAAGAAATACGAAATCCCGTAAACGGAGAAGTCATTTCGGAAGTCAATCCTAAAGTCCTTTTTCACTCGGATTCCATACCCGAAGAAGTGTGGAAAAAAGTTCAGGACGATCTGCGGTACACGATCACGGACGGTTCCGGAAAATATCCCATGGCAAATAAGGTTGTGCAAATAGCCGGCAAAACCGGTACGGCCGAAGTTTCGGACGTTAAAAAGGAAAACTGGCACTCTTGGCTTGTAGCTTACGCGCCTTATGACAAACCCGCAGAGGAGCGCATCGTCGTTGTTGTGCTTGTCGAAGCGGTTAACGCTTGGGAATGGTGGGCGCCCTATGCTACAAATATAATATTTCAGGGGATTTTTGCAAATCAAAGCTATGACGAAGCCGTCGACGCTTTGGGATTCAGGTATTTGATCAAATAA
- the rodA gene encoding rod shape-determining protein RodA, whose amino-acid sequence MKINFFVFFDYILFFCVLVLSCLGISFIYSSGVNSEGISVSTEYIRQIVWVSIGVVLLLLFSIYDFRKIRRFLNWISGAMIIILVYTKFFGRYVNGARSWIGIANLGVQPSEFCKIVYILFLAEYFEKSVRESPGKRFITALCIMLLPMTLILLQPDLGTASVFIPIFIVMCFVAGVPLKYILLVVLTGGLTILFTIIPVWQSEIAHRSYKIVSILTFRKYRILVIAASAAIALIGAIGKIIFKNNKYYYWIAFFFGILTVSLITSYGLGKVLKTYQLKRLIVYIDPSSDPLGSGWNIIQSKIAIGSGGPRGRGFLNGTQSHYRFLPQQSTDFIFSILSEEFGFIGGSFVFILYLTILVRIMFIMINTKNTFGYYIASGILGMFFFHFVVNVGMVMGIMPITGIPLLFLSYGGSSLLTAMICVGLLISVNLRKLDLMET is encoded by the coding sequence ATGAAAATAAATTTTTTTGTTTTTTTCGATTACATTCTTTTTTTCTGCGTGCTTGTTCTCAGCTGTTTGGGAATATCGTTTATATATTCTTCCGGAGTAAATTCGGAAGGAATATCCGTTTCTACCGAGTACATAAGGCAGATTGTATGGGTTTCGATCGGCGTCGTATTGCTCCTGTTGTTTTCAATATACGATTTCAGAAAGATCCGGCGTTTTTTGAATTGGATATCCGGCGCAATGATCATAATCCTTGTGTATACCAAATTTTTCGGAAGATATGTAAACGGAGCGCGCAGTTGGATAGGAATAGCCAATCTCGGCGTTCAGCCGTCGGAATTTTGCAAAATAGTTTACATCCTGTTTCTTGCAGAGTATTTTGAAAAAAGCGTCCGTGAAAGTCCCGGAAAAAGATTTATAACGGCTTTATGCATAATGCTTTTGCCAATGACGTTGATCCTCTTGCAGCCGGATCTGGGAACGGCCTCCGTGTTCATACCGATATTTATAGTAATGTGTTTTGTTGCGGGCGTGCCTTTAAAATATATTTTACTGGTTGTGCTGACCGGCGGCCTGACGATACTGTTTACGATTATTCCCGTATGGCAGAGTGAAATTGCGCATCGCTCGTATAAAATTGTTTCCATTTTGACTTTTAGAAAGTACAGAATCTTAGTGATCGCGGCTTCGGCGGCGATCGCGCTGATCGGAGCTATCGGAAAGATAATTTTTAAAAATAATAAATACTATTATTGGATAGCGTTTTTTTTCGGAATACTTACCGTGTCGCTCATCACTTCTTACGGATTGGGGAAGGTATTAAAGACTTATCAACTGAAAAGGCTTATAGTTTATATCGATCCGTCGAGCGATCCGTTGGGATCAGGCTGGAATATTATTCAGTCCAAGATAGCGATAGGTTCTGGCGGCCCCCGCGGCAGGGGATTTTTAAATGGAACGCAGAGCCATTACAGGTTTTTGCCTCAGCAGAGCACGGACTTTATTTTCAGCATCTTATCCGAAGAATTCGGTTTTATAGGCGGATCGTTTGTTTTTATCTTATATCTTACAATTCTCGTAAGAATAATGTTCATAATGATAAACACAAAAAACACCTTCGGCTACTATATTGCCTCGGGAATTTTAGGGATGTTTTTTTTCCATTTTGTTGTAAACGTGGGCATGGTTATGGGAATAATGCCTATAACCGGAATTCCTCTGCTGTTTTTGTCTTACGGCGGGTCTTCTCTTTTGACGGCAATGATCTGCGTGGGCTTACTTATAAGCGTAAACTTGAGAAAACTTGATCTTATGGAAACGTAA
- the sufU gene encoding Fe-S cluster assembly sulfur transfer protein SufU translates to METKELYREILNEHNLNPTHKAQMDLPTLTLHGVNPSCGDNITLSLKIENDIITDGSFSGSGCAISQASVDIMLDLVIGKTKEEALHLVDIFMRMIKGSVTQQEIEELQEAASLQDIAKMPARVKCAMLGWRTMKEMFGCEGCCNSAANPSCCAKQ, encoded by the coding sequence ATGGAAACTAAAGAATTATACAGAGAAATACTGAACGAACATAATCTTAATCCTACCCACAAAGCTCAAATGGATCTTCCCACATTAACGCTGCACGGAGTAAATCCCAGCTGCGGCGACAATATAACGCTAAGTCTTAAAATCGAAAACGATATTATAACAGACGGAAGTTTTTCAGGATCCGGCTGCGCAATATCGCAGGCTTCGGTAGACATAATGCTCGATCTTGTGATAGGAAAAACAAAAGAAGAAGCTCTTCATCTTGTAGACATATTCATGCGCATGATAAAAGGCTCCGTAACGCAACAGGAAATTGAAGAACTCCAGGAAGCGGCGTCACTTCAGGACATAGCAAAGATGCCTGCCCGCGTAAAGTGCGCAATGCTTGGCTGGAGAACTATGAAAGAGATGTTCGGCTGCGAAGGTTGCTGTAATTCGGCGGCGAACCCCTCTTGCTGCGCCAAACAGTAA
- a CDS encoding aminotransferase class V-fold PLP-dependent enzyme — translation MNNIYRKDFPFFSNKQNEGLIYFDNAATAQRPVQVIEALKNFYEINNANPLRGLYALSVRATEAYENARHTIAEFINAKGDEEIIFTRNATESLNLVAYSYGMANVNAGDEIVVSVMEHHSNILPWQMVCKAKGAKLVYIECNKENGIIDPDEIESKICRKTKIVAITQVSNVLGITNPVKQIARIAHKNGAVIVVDGAQSVPHIKVDVRDLDADFFAFSGHKITGPMGTGVLYGKKELLENMTPFLRGGEMIEYVTRQEATFAEIPQKFEAGTVNAAGAVGLAAAIDYVRNIGIEKIAEHDNYLSAIMLEGIKNIPHVRIIGHPDADKHCGIITFTVEGVHPHDIATVLDTEKIAVRAGHHCAQPLGEYLGIPSSARASLYFYNTEDEVTVFIEKLKNVRKWMGYGN, via the coding sequence ATGAATAACATTTACCGAAAGGATTTTCCTTTTTTTTCAAATAAACAAAACGAAGGATTGATTTACTTCGACAATGCGGCGACTGCGCAGCGCCCCGTTCAAGTTATTGAAGCCTTGAAAAATTTCTACGAAATAAACAATGCAAATCCTTTAAGAGGCCTTTACGCTCTTAGCGTAAGAGCGACAGAGGCGTATGAAAACGCCAGGCACACAATTGCGGAATTTATAAATGCAAAAGGCGACGAGGAAATAATTTTTACCCGTAACGCCACGGAATCACTAAATCTTGTCGCCTACAGCTACGGCATGGCCAACGTAAACGCCGGTGATGAAATTGTCGTTTCCGTGATGGAACACCACAGCAATATTCTTCCGTGGCAAATGGTTTGCAAAGCGAAGGGCGCAAAACTCGTCTACATAGAATGCAATAAAGAAAACGGTATAATCGATCCTGATGAAATAGAATCTAAGATCTGCCGTAAAACAAAGATAGTTGCTATAACTCAGGTAAGCAACGTATTGGGAATCACGAATCCTGTAAAACAGATCGCCCGGATCGCTCACAAAAACGGGGCTGTAATAGTTGTAGACGGTGCACAGTCCGTACCGCATATAAAGGTTGATGTTCGAGACTTGGACGCCGACTTTTTTGCTTTCAGCGGGCATAAAATAACAGGGCCTATGGGAACCGGCGTCTTATACGGAAAAAAGGAACTTCTTGAAAACATGACGCCTTTTTTACGCGGCGGCGAAATGATCGAATATGTTACGCGGCAGGAAGCCACGTTCGCAGAAATCCCCCAAAAATTTGAAGCCGGAACCGTAAACGCTGCAGGCGCCGTAGGACTCGCCGCCGCAATAGACTATGTCCGCAATATCGGGATTGAAAAAATCGCGGAACACGATAACTACCTTTCAGCCATCATGCTTGAAGGCATAAAAAATATCCCTCATGTGCGCATAATAGGACACCCTGACGCAGACAAGCACTGCGGAATAATCACATTCACAGTTGAAGGCGTTCATCCGCACGACATCGCAACCGTGCTTGATACCGAAAAAATCGCCGTAAGGGCCGGTCATCATTGCGCACAGCCGCTCGGAGAATATTTGGGAATTCCTTCAAGCGCAAGGGCCAGTCTGTATTTTTACAATACGGAAGACGAAGTCACCGTCTTTATAGAAAAACTAAAAAATGTGCGAAAATGGATGGGTTATGGAAACTAA
- a CDS encoding TrmB family transcriptional regulator — MTDEMVFLLKNFGFTESESRVYVALLESGSCTGYEASKISAVPRSKVYGVLESLVQKGAVVLARRNKKLFYNAQPVSEVSDVIKKKVTENLNKLQKAAEKIGEPESNEDIWNLYSMDAVKIKMHKMLNDAAQEICIQIWADELDACIENCLVKKQKELGKVLVVLYDLSGKYETKIKNVYKHGFEQEKLDELGNRWLVVTVDGKETLSASIKDNGKVDATYTKNSRMVFFAKEYTLHDAYSLKMINHLKRQITTEFGEDMKALRNVFSFSN, encoded by the coding sequence ATGACGGATGAAATGGTTTTTTTGCTTAAAAATTTCGGATTTACCGAATCAGAAAGCAGAGTCTATGTTGCATTATTGGAGAGCGGTTCGTGTACAGGATACGAGGCAAGCAAAATTTCTGCGGTGCCGCGGTCTAAAGTATACGGAGTTCTTGAATCTTTAGTGCAAAAGGGAGCTGTTGTTTTAGCAAGACGTAATAAGAAGCTTTTTTACAATGCGCAGCCGGTTTCCGAAGTGTCCGATGTCATTAAAAAGAAAGTGACGGAAAATCTGAACAAGCTACAAAAAGCTGCGGAAAAAATCGGAGAACCCGAGTCGAATGAAGATATTTGGAATTTATATTCGATGGATGCGGTAAAAATTAAAATGCATAAAATGCTGAACGATGCGGCTCAGGAAATTTGCATTCAGATTTGGGCCGACGAGTTGGATGCATGCATTGAAAATTGTCTTGTTAAAAAGCAAAAAGAGTTGGGCAAGGTACTTGTCGTATTATACGATCTGTCGGGAAAGTATGAAACAAAAATAAAGAATGTGTACAAGCACGGTTTCGAGCAGGAAAAACTCGACGAACTGGGGAACCGTTGGCTTGTCGTAACGGTTGACGGAAAAGAAACTTTATCCGCGAGTATTAAAGACAACGGAAAAGTTGACGCTACTTATACGAAAAACAGCCGTATGGTGTTTTTTGCAAAAGAGTATACGCTCCATGATGCCTACAGTCTTAAAATGATCAATCACTTAAAACGACAGATTACGACGGAATTCGGAGAAGATATGAAAGCGCTTCGCAATGTGTTCTCTTTTTCAAATTAA
- a CDS encoding ornithine cyclodeaminase family protein has protein sequence MKITILNAKQMSEVFTMKDAIQADKDALQLYSEGKSNIPLRANLDIKKYNGQTLYMYGYAENAKASGVKIVSVYPDNIEKGLTSVPATMILVNCETGEVNCMMDGTHLTRIRTGAVAGAATDILARKDSKVFALFGTGGQAESQLEAVLNVRHIKLVKVFDINKERAKTFAEKMTQKFGAKFSVKIVSASSATEAVQDADVITAVTTANEPVFDGSLVKKGVHINGVGSYTPSMSEIDEKIIVGASKVYVDTNDAVKESGDLIKPIKKGVFSADKITGELGSVLSGKIPGRTSEDEITFFETTGSAVLDLVTGQRIYEKAVQAKIGSVIEI, from the coding sequence ATGAAAATTACGATTCTTAATGCGAAGCAAATGAGCGAAGTCTTTACCATGAAGGATGCGATTCAAGCCGATAAAGACGCGCTGCAATTGTATTCCGAAGGGAAAAGCAATATTCCGCTCCGTGCAAATTTGGACATAAAAAAGTACAACGGGCAAACCTTGTATATGTACGGTTATGCAGAGAACGCGAAGGCTTCAGGCGTTAAAATAGTTTCCGTGTATCCAGACAATATCGAAAAAGGATTGACGAGCGTTCCTGCGACAATGATTTTAGTCAACTGCGAAACCGGTGAAGTAAACTGCATGATGGACGGTACACATTTAACCAGAATCAGAACGGGAGCGGTCGCCGGAGCTGCAACGGATATTCTTGCCCGCAAGGACAGCAAAGTGTTCGCCCTTTTCGGAACCGGCGGTCAAGCCGAAAGTCAATTGGAAGCTGTGTTAAACGTTCGACATATTAAGCTGGTAAAAGTGTTCGACATAAACAAAGAGCGCGCCAAAACCTTTGCCGAAAAAATGACGCAAAAATTCGGCGCGAAATTCTCCGTTAAGATCGTATCGGCTTCTTCTGCGACCGAAGCGGTTCAAGACGCCGATGTAATCACGGCGGTAACAACTGCGAACGAGCCTGTTTTTGACGGTTCCTTGGTAAAAAAAGGCGTTCATATAAACGGAGTCGGCTCCTATACTCCGTCGATGTCCGAAATCGATGAAAAAATCATCGTCGGCGCCTCCAAGGTATATGTCGACACGAACGACGCTGTAAAAGAGTCGGGCGATTTGATAAAGCCGATAAAAAAAGGTGTTTTCAGTGCCGACAAGATTACCGGTGAACTCGGCTCGGTGCTGTCTGGAAAAATTCCGGGAAGAACTTCAGAAGATGAAATAACCTTTTTTGAGACGACAGGAAGCGCAGTGCTCGACCTTGTAACCGGACAGCGCATATACGAAAAAGCCGTTCAGGCAAAAATCGGCAGCGTTATCGAAATATAA